The DNA segment CGACACCTGGGGCTGGGAGCTGGCCGCCGGTGTCGTCGAGGACGGCGAGGACATCGCGGCGGCGGCCGCCCGGGAGATGGAGGAGGAGACCGGGTGGCGCCCCGGCCCCCTCCACCACCTCCTCACGGTGGAGCCCTCCAACGGCCTCACCGACGCCCGGCACCACATCTACTGGTCCGAGGAGGGCGAGTACACCGGCCTGCCCCAGGACGGCTTCGAGTCCGACCGGCGGGAGTGGGTGTCGTTGAAGCTGGTGCCCGACATGGTGGCGCGGGGGGAGGTGCCGGCCGCCAACATGGCCGCCGCGTTGCTGATGCTGCATCACCTCCGGCTGGGCTGACCGGAGCCGGCCGGTGGCCGCGTCCCGCGGTCACCGGCCCAGGACCTGCCACAGCGCCACCGCCAGCGCCGCGAGCCCCGTGAGCGCGGCGAGGGACGGCAGTGGCCAGCGGGTGTGCTCCAGGCGTGTGACGCGGGTGTGCACCTCGTCCGCGTCACGCGCGTGCTGCTCGGAGCGCTGGGCGAGCAGGGCGAGTTGGCCGTCGACCCGGGCGGTGCGGACGTCCAGGAGACGCCTCAGCTCCGCTAAGTCGGCGGTGACCAGATCGGGTTCGGGGTGGGCGGTCACGGTCCGCTCCTCATT comes from the Streptomyces angustmyceticus genome and includes:
- a CDS encoding NUDIX domain-containing protein codes for the protein MRWNNLSEKPVYANPWFRVNLADVELPDGRHLDHYLIRMRPVAVATVVNEAHEVLLLWRHRFITDTWGWELAAGVVEDGEDIAAAAAREMEEETGWRPGPLHHLLTVEPSNGLTDARHHIYWSEEGEYTGLPQDGFESDRREWVSLKLVPDMVARGEVPAANMAAALLMLHHLRLG